The sequence AAGGAAACCACCATAACCATCGACATGAACAAGCTTTCCACCGCTTCCAAGCGCCGAGGCGGCCGGGCACCAAGGAGCAGCACGAAGAAGCAGCCGGTGCTTGAGCCCACCAAGTCAATGGAATGCTCTAGGCCGGTCGGTGACATGTCATCATCAACATCAAGCCTACCTCAGGGAAACTCGGAAACTATGTTAGACCAGAACCAGCCGATCACCATCATCACTAATGATACAGCCTGTAGTGAGGAACCCATGATCATGGACCCCATAGATCTGAATGGTGGTGTCCTGGAGCCCAACTACGCGAACAAC comes from Triticum dicoccoides isolate Atlit2015 ecotype Zavitan unplaced genomic scaffold, WEW_v2.0 scaffold173290, whole genome shotgun sequence and encodes:
- the LOC119344552 gene encoding uncharacterized protein LOC119344552, with translation TTITIDMNKLSTASKRRGGRAPRSSTKKQPVLEPTKSMECSRPVGDMSSSTSSLPQGNSETMLDQNQPITIITNDTACSEEPMIMDPIDLNGGVLEPNYANNSMDQIGILQECGEIEALLSSIDDMPASVLTGIEHRGNSPRVEDLLGMDWEGFASHLCDEPAQNDLLQTVKPQATTGYESDKLESFVSWLLSDAS